The following proteins are co-located in the Phyllostomus discolor isolate MPI-MPIP mPhyDis1 chromosome 1, mPhyDis1.pri.v3, whole genome shotgun sequence genome:
- the PLEKHH1 gene encoding pleckstrin homology domain-containing family H member 1 isoform X2, producing the protein MWIYSSRGRGPHRDKESQQSHIRTAEQIKVGVMEERVKLCNLKDVGPAGSLHQKYQELLIAMQGKDELIGQLEAQLEKQRQMRAEEAKMVQEKAAKIKEWVTLKLAELEMENQHLKSRNQHLVEQVTALQDAMEGLHMTPAEKLLMAPKGAPEEDSSPSGPGARLMWQHSGPQALGALPAPSPVSLQNKDSKPIPKVRSRMGEPGSIMVRPGGVSEARTLPPRLEREGSPDQLVPTARGDLVSWDESLVTAHRGPLPRTKTSAKEGGPGCSVTLPKVRAASTFHDSVQLTRRHHSQPQVGPGHFNHMVSIEIGTLSAPRPSGLPDVATLVELQEEPEKMEMDEQPLDGRKKEKEGLMAPGAELEEVDLGSKPPTPPLHRFPSWESRIYAVAMSGMHLSDVSPRSNATCYGSRPPTLWSPGPFSGLVYKNCTAPVYTALKGRATQISSVPFVDDSSGSDDDCSSQASFRTSFSCSESRKTGGLGSPRAIKRGVSVSSLSSESDYAIPPDACSLDSDYSEPEHKLQRTSSYSTEGLSLGPEALEKSGYLLKMGSRGKTWKRRWFVLRQGQILYYKSPSDVIRKPQGQVELNSHCQIVRGEGAQTFQLISENKTYYLTADSPSLLEEWIRVLQSLLKVQAIGPPALSQGGTKPTVKGWLTKVKHGHSKLVWCVLISRTFYYYRSYEDKRPLGHLPVQGALVEEVDRSCDSDEDYEAGGTRRLLSSHFTLVIQPPEYSPTYLLIGTKHEKDTWLYHLTVAAGGSSARVGTAYEQLIGKLMDDEGDPDSPIWRHPVLCYSKDGLYTSLTTLPSEALQTEALKLFKSCQLFINVPLEASSVDYHASLAQRALQVCLVHPELQSEIYCQLMKQASCRPPQKHSLMQCWQLLALCTPLFLPQHHFLWYLKQQLQRHADPSNEIGQYAMYCQRAVERTLQMGEREARPSRMEVMSILLRNPFHHSLPFSIPVHFANGTYQVVGFDGSSTVEEFLQRLNQETGMRKSSRSGFALFTDDPSGRDLEHCLQGNVKICDAISKWEQALKELHSGKSEGGARVVKLMYKNRLYFRSQAKGEMERERLLLAFQTSGEIVAGRFPVSRELALEMAALMAQVEFGDLERPLPSSPGGTPHFKAQHHLQQALDRFYPRRYRYGAPPEQLRHLVDQLTTKWASLQGCSSPECIRIYLTVARKWPFFGAKLFAAQPSRENTLVWIAVNEDGVSILDHNTMQVHVTYPYSSVMTFGGCRDDFMLVIRSIPDQSSGNGHIEKLIFRMAAPKIAEATFIMASYMNHCPVTVNPPNYPPATHQPWQLGGQQFSASIPRAAKRPTLL; encoded by the exons ATGTGGATATACTCCTCCCGTGGAAGAGGTCCTCACAGGGACAAGGAAAGCCAGCAGTCACACATTAGAACTGCTGAACAAATTAAG GTGGGTGTGATGGAAGAGAGGGTGAAACTGTGCAATCTGAAGGATGTGGGTCCGGCAGGCAGCCTGCACCAGAAGTACCAAGAATTGCTGATAGCCATGCAGGGCAAAGATGAGCTTATCGGCCAACTGGAGGCGCAGCTGGAGAAGCAG AGGCAGATGAGAGCCGAGGAAGCAAAAATGGTACAAGAAAAAGCTGCAAAGATCAAGGAATGGGTGACGCTCAAGTTAGCAGAG CTGGAGATGgagaatcagcacctgaaaagcCGTAATCAGCACTTGGTGGAGCAGGTGACAGCCCTTCAAGATGCTATGGAAG GTCTTCACATGACACCTGCAGAGAAGCTGCTGATGGCCCCCAAGGGAGCCCCAGAGGAGGACTCAAGCCCTTCAGGGCCAGGAGCCCGGCTGATGTGGCAGCACAGTGGTCCTCAAGCCCTGGGTGCTCTGCCTGCACCTTCTCCGGTCTCTCTGCAGAACAAGGATTCTAAACCTATCCCCAAAGTGAGAAGCCGCATGGGGGAGCCCGGTTCCATCATGGTCCGTCCTGGGGGTGTATCAGAGGCCAGGACCCTTCCACCTCGTCTGGAAAGAGAGGGCTCTCCTGACCAGCTGGTGCCAACTGCCAGAGGCGACTTGGTTTCCTGGGATGAGAGCCTGGTCACTGCTCACAGAGGGCCACTCCCCAGGACCAAGACCTCTGCGAAGGAGGGCGGCCCCGGCTGCAGCGTGACGCTGCCGAAGGTGCGGGCTGCCAGCACCTTCCATGACAGTGTCCAGCTGACCAGGCGACACCACAGCCAGCCACAGGTGGGACCTGGGCACTTCAACCACATGGTGAGCATTGAGATCGGAACCCTctcagccccccgcccctccggTCTTCCCGACGTGGCCACCCTCGTTGAGCTCCAGGAGGAACCGGAGAAGATGGAGATGGATGAGCAACCCCTGGAcggcaggaagaaggaaaaagagggccTGATGGCCCCAGGAGCTGAGCTGGAGGAAGTGGATTTGGGGAGCAAACCGCCCACACCCCCCTTGCACCGGTTTCCATCCTGG GAGAGCCGGATCTACGCTGTGGCCATGTCAGGCATGCATCTCTCGGACGTATCTCCCAGGAGCAATGCCACCTGCTACG gTTCAAGGCCTCCCACCCTTTGGTCCCCTGGGCCTTTCTCTGGCCTTGTCTACAAGAACTGCACAGCGCCTGTCTACACAGCCCTGAAGGGG AGAGCCACGCAGATCAGCAGTGTGCCCTTTGTGGACGACTCCTCTGGCTCCGACGACGACTGCAGCTCGCAGGCGAGTTTCCGGACTTCATTCTCCTGCTCAGAGTCCAGGAAGACCGGTGGACTGGGCAGCCCGCGGGCCATCAAGAGAG GTGTCTCCGTGTCCTCTCTGAGCTCCGAGAGTGACTACGCCATCCCCCCAGACGCCTGCTCCCTGGACAGCGACTACTCAGAGCCCGAGCACAAACTGCAGCGCACCTCGTCCTACTCCACTGAGGGGCTGAGCCTGGGCCCG GAGGCACTGGAGAAGTCGGGCTACCTGCTGAAGATGGGGAGTCGGGGGAAGACGTGGAAGAGGCGCTGGTTTGTCCTGAGACAGGGGCAGATTCTGTACTACAAGTCCCCG AGTGATGTCATCCGGAAACCTCAGGGTCAAGTGGAACTGAACTCCCACTGCCAAATTGTTCGAGGGGAGGGTGCACAGACATTCCAG CTCATCTCTGAGAATAAAACCTACTACCTGACGGCCGACTCGCCCAGCCTGCTGGAGGAGTGGATCCGAGTCCTGCAGAGCCTGCTGAAGGTCCAGGCCATTGGGCCTCCTGCCCTGTCTCAGGGTGGCACCAAGCCCACCGTGAAGGGCTGGCTGACCAAG GTAAAGCATGGCCACTCCAAGCTGGTGTGGTGTGTTCTTATTTCGAGAACCTTCTACTACTATCGGAGCTATGAAGACAAG CGGCCCCTGGGCCACCTGCCTGTGCAGGGCGCACTCGTAGAGGAAGTGGATCGGTCCTGCGACTCGGACGAGGACTACGAGGCCGGAGGAACCCGGCGGCTGCTTTCCTCCCACTTTACCCTGGTGATCCAGCCCCCAGAGTACAGCCCCACCTACCTCCTCATTGGCACCAAGCATGAAAag GATACATGGCTTTATCATCTCACAGTGGCTGCAGGTGGCAGCAGTGCCAGGGTGGGGACTGCCTATGAGCAGCTCATTGGCAAACTGATGGATGATGAGGGAGACCCAG ACTCCCCCATCTGGAGGCACCCCGTGCTGTGCTACAGCAAGGACGGGCTGTACACGTCCCTCACCACCCTGCCCTCCGAGGCCCTGCAGACGGAGGCCCTCAAGCTCTTTAAG TCCTGCCAGCTCTTCATCAATGTGCCCCTGGAGGCCTCCTCGGTGGACTACCACGCGTCCCTGGCCCAGAGGGCCCTGCAGGTCTGCCTGGTTCACCCCGAGCTGCAGAGCGAGATCTACTGCCAGCTCATGAAGCAGGCCAGCTGCCGCCCGCCTCAGAAGCACTCGCTCATGCAG TGCTGGCAGCTCCTGGCCCTGTGCACCCCACTTTTCCTGCCTCAGCACCACTTCCTCTGGTACCTCAAACAGCAGCTCCAGCGCCATGCAGACCCCAG CAATGAAATTGGCCAGTATGCCATGTACTGCCAGCGGGCAGTGGAGCGGACCCTGCAGATGGGGGAGCGGGAAGCCAGGCCGTCACGCATGGAGGTGATGTCCATCTTGCTGCGGAACCCCTTCCACCACTCCTTGCCCTTCAGCATCCCCGTGCACTTCGCCAATGGGACCTACCAG GTGGTTGGCTTTGACGGCTCCTCCACCGTTGAGGAGTTCCTCCAGCGGCTGAACCAGGAGACAGGCATGAGGAAGTCATCCCGCTCTGGCTTTGCCCTCTTCACAGACGACCCTTCTGGCAGGGACCTGGAGCACTGCCTGCAGGGGAATGTCAAG ATCTGCGATGCCATCTCCAAATGGGAGCAGGCCCTGAAGGAGCTGCACTCTGGAAAGTCTGAGGGTGGCGCGCGCGTCGTGAAGCTGATGTACAAGAACAG GCTGTACTTCCGGAGTCAGGCCAAAGGGGAGATGGAGCGAGAACGCCTGCTGCTGGCCTTCCAGACCAGTGGAGAGATCGTGGCAGGCAGGTTTCCTGTCAGCAGGGAACTGGCTCTGGAGATGGCTGCCCTAATGGCCCAG GTAGAGTTTGGGGACTTGGAGAGGCCCCTCCCATCCAGTCCTGGGGGCACACCCCATTTCAAGGCCCAGCATCACCTACAGCAGGCCCTAGACAGGTTCTACCCAAGGCGCTACCGATACGGGGCACCCCCTGAACAGCTGAG GCACCTGGTAGATCAGCTGACCACAAAGTGGGCCTCGCTGCAAGGCTGCTCTTCTCCAGAGTGCATCCGCATCTACCTGACGGTGGCCCGGAAGTGGCCCTTCTTTGGTGCTAAGCTCTTTGCTGCTCAG CCTTCCAGGGAGAACACCCTGGTGTGGATTGCCGTGAACGAGGACGGCGTCAGCATCCTGGACCACAACACTATG CAAGTGCACGTCACTTACCCCTACTCTTCAGTGATGACCTTTGGTGGCTGCCGTGATGACTTCATGCTTGTGATTAGATCCATTCCAGACCAGAGCTCTGGGAATGGCCACATTGAGAAGCTGATCTTCCGGATGGCCGCTCCCAAG ATTGCAGAGGCTACTTTCATCATGGCCAGCTACATGAACCACTGTCCCGTAACTGTGAACCCACCCAACTACCCACCTGCTACCCACCAGCCATGGCAACTGGGTGGACAGCAGTTCTCTGCCTCTATTCCACGTGCTGCCAAGAGGCCAACGTTGCTGTGA
- the PLEKHH1 gene encoding pleckstrin homology domain-containing family H member 1 isoform X1, which produces MAELKLETQTSMDWQTRCLALETQLFRFRLQAGKIRELLADKMQELEQRLQEAEQRAEDAETQVGVMEERVKLCNLKDVGPAGSLHQKYQELLIAMQGKDELIGQLEAQLEKQRQMRAEEAKMVQEKAAKIKEWVTLKLAELEMENQHLKSRNQHLVEQVTALQDAMEGLHMTPAEKLLMAPKGAPEEDSSPSGPGARLMWQHSGPQALGALPAPSPVSLQNKDSKPIPKVRSRMGEPGSIMVRPGGVSEARTLPPRLEREGSPDQLVPTARGDLVSWDESLVTAHRGPLPRTKTSAKEGGPGCSVTLPKVRAASTFHDSVQLTRRHHSQPQVGPGHFNHMVSIEIGTLSAPRPSGLPDVATLVELQEEPEKMEMDEQPLDGRKKEKEGLMAPGAELEEVDLGSKPPTPPLHRFPSWESRIYAVAMSGMHLSDVSPRSNATCYGSRPPTLWSPGPFSGLVYKNCTAPVYTALKGRATQISSVPFVDDSSGSDDDCSSQASFRTSFSCSESRKTGGLGSPRAIKRGVSVSSLSSESDYAIPPDACSLDSDYSEPEHKLQRTSSYSTEGLSLGPEALEKSGYLLKMGSRGKTWKRRWFVLRQGQILYYKSPSDVIRKPQGQVELNSHCQIVRGEGAQTFQLISENKTYYLTADSPSLLEEWIRVLQSLLKVQAIGPPALSQGGTKPTVKGWLTKVKHGHSKLVWCVLISRTFYYYRSYEDKRPLGHLPVQGALVEEVDRSCDSDEDYEAGGTRRLLSSHFTLVIQPPEYSPTYLLIGTKHEKDTWLYHLTVAAGGSSARVGTAYEQLIGKLMDDEGDPDSPIWRHPVLCYSKDGLYTSLTTLPSEALQTEALKLFKSCQLFINVPLEASSVDYHASLAQRALQVCLVHPELQSEIYCQLMKQASCRPPQKHSLMQCWQLLALCTPLFLPQHHFLWYLKQQLQRHADPSNEIGQYAMYCQRAVERTLQMGEREARPSRMEVMSILLRNPFHHSLPFSIPVHFANGTYQVVGFDGSSTVEEFLQRLNQETGMRKSSRSGFALFTDDPSGRDLEHCLQGNVKICDAISKWEQALKELHSGKSEGGARVVKLMYKNRLYFRSQAKGEMERERLLLAFQTSGEIVAGRFPVSRELALEMAALMAQVEFGDLERPLPSSPGGTPHFKAQHHLQQALDRFYPRRYRYGAPPEQLRHLVDQLTTKWASLQGCSSPECIRIYLTVARKWPFFGAKLFAAQPSRENTLVWIAVNEDGVSILDHNTMQVHVTYPYSSVMTFGGCRDDFMLVIRSIPDQSSGNGHIEKLIFRMAAPKIAEATFIMASYMNHCPVTVNPPNYPPATHQPWQLGGQQFSASIPRAAKRPTLL; this is translated from the exons ATGGCTGAGCTCAAGCTGGAGACACAGACCAGCATGGACTGGCAGACACGCTGCCTGGCCCTGGAAACCCAGCTTTTCCGGTTCCGCCTACAGGCCGGCAAGATAAGGGAGCTGCTTGCTGACAAG AtgcaggagctggagcagaggctgcaggaggcagagcagagagcagaggacGCGGAGACCCAG GTGGGTGTGATGGAAGAGAGGGTGAAACTGTGCAATCTGAAGGATGTGGGTCCGGCAGGCAGCCTGCACCAGAAGTACCAAGAATTGCTGATAGCCATGCAGGGCAAAGATGAGCTTATCGGCCAACTGGAGGCGCAGCTGGAGAAGCAG AGGCAGATGAGAGCCGAGGAAGCAAAAATGGTACAAGAAAAAGCTGCAAAGATCAAGGAATGGGTGACGCTCAAGTTAGCAGAG CTGGAGATGgagaatcagcacctgaaaagcCGTAATCAGCACTTGGTGGAGCAGGTGACAGCCCTTCAAGATGCTATGGAAG GTCTTCACATGACACCTGCAGAGAAGCTGCTGATGGCCCCCAAGGGAGCCCCAGAGGAGGACTCAAGCCCTTCAGGGCCAGGAGCCCGGCTGATGTGGCAGCACAGTGGTCCTCAAGCCCTGGGTGCTCTGCCTGCACCTTCTCCGGTCTCTCTGCAGAACAAGGATTCTAAACCTATCCCCAAAGTGAGAAGCCGCATGGGGGAGCCCGGTTCCATCATGGTCCGTCCTGGGGGTGTATCAGAGGCCAGGACCCTTCCACCTCGTCTGGAAAGAGAGGGCTCTCCTGACCAGCTGGTGCCAACTGCCAGAGGCGACTTGGTTTCCTGGGATGAGAGCCTGGTCACTGCTCACAGAGGGCCACTCCCCAGGACCAAGACCTCTGCGAAGGAGGGCGGCCCCGGCTGCAGCGTGACGCTGCCGAAGGTGCGGGCTGCCAGCACCTTCCATGACAGTGTCCAGCTGACCAGGCGACACCACAGCCAGCCACAGGTGGGACCTGGGCACTTCAACCACATGGTGAGCATTGAGATCGGAACCCTctcagccccccgcccctccggTCTTCCCGACGTGGCCACCCTCGTTGAGCTCCAGGAGGAACCGGAGAAGATGGAGATGGATGAGCAACCCCTGGAcggcaggaagaaggaaaaagagggccTGATGGCCCCAGGAGCTGAGCTGGAGGAAGTGGATTTGGGGAGCAAACCGCCCACACCCCCCTTGCACCGGTTTCCATCCTGG GAGAGCCGGATCTACGCTGTGGCCATGTCAGGCATGCATCTCTCGGACGTATCTCCCAGGAGCAATGCCACCTGCTACG gTTCAAGGCCTCCCACCCTTTGGTCCCCTGGGCCTTTCTCTGGCCTTGTCTACAAGAACTGCACAGCGCCTGTCTACACAGCCCTGAAGGGG AGAGCCACGCAGATCAGCAGTGTGCCCTTTGTGGACGACTCCTCTGGCTCCGACGACGACTGCAGCTCGCAGGCGAGTTTCCGGACTTCATTCTCCTGCTCAGAGTCCAGGAAGACCGGTGGACTGGGCAGCCCGCGGGCCATCAAGAGAG GTGTCTCCGTGTCCTCTCTGAGCTCCGAGAGTGACTACGCCATCCCCCCAGACGCCTGCTCCCTGGACAGCGACTACTCAGAGCCCGAGCACAAACTGCAGCGCACCTCGTCCTACTCCACTGAGGGGCTGAGCCTGGGCCCG GAGGCACTGGAGAAGTCGGGCTACCTGCTGAAGATGGGGAGTCGGGGGAAGACGTGGAAGAGGCGCTGGTTTGTCCTGAGACAGGGGCAGATTCTGTACTACAAGTCCCCG AGTGATGTCATCCGGAAACCTCAGGGTCAAGTGGAACTGAACTCCCACTGCCAAATTGTTCGAGGGGAGGGTGCACAGACATTCCAG CTCATCTCTGAGAATAAAACCTACTACCTGACGGCCGACTCGCCCAGCCTGCTGGAGGAGTGGATCCGAGTCCTGCAGAGCCTGCTGAAGGTCCAGGCCATTGGGCCTCCTGCCCTGTCTCAGGGTGGCACCAAGCCCACCGTGAAGGGCTGGCTGACCAAG GTAAAGCATGGCCACTCCAAGCTGGTGTGGTGTGTTCTTATTTCGAGAACCTTCTACTACTATCGGAGCTATGAAGACAAG CGGCCCCTGGGCCACCTGCCTGTGCAGGGCGCACTCGTAGAGGAAGTGGATCGGTCCTGCGACTCGGACGAGGACTACGAGGCCGGAGGAACCCGGCGGCTGCTTTCCTCCCACTTTACCCTGGTGATCCAGCCCCCAGAGTACAGCCCCACCTACCTCCTCATTGGCACCAAGCATGAAAag GATACATGGCTTTATCATCTCACAGTGGCTGCAGGTGGCAGCAGTGCCAGGGTGGGGACTGCCTATGAGCAGCTCATTGGCAAACTGATGGATGATGAGGGAGACCCAG ACTCCCCCATCTGGAGGCACCCCGTGCTGTGCTACAGCAAGGACGGGCTGTACACGTCCCTCACCACCCTGCCCTCCGAGGCCCTGCAGACGGAGGCCCTCAAGCTCTTTAAG TCCTGCCAGCTCTTCATCAATGTGCCCCTGGAGGCCTCCTCGGTGGACTACCACGCGTCCCTGGCCCAGAGGGCCCTGCAGGTCTGCCTGGTTCACCCCGAGCTGCAGAGCGAGATCTACTGCCAGCTCATGAAGCAGGCCAGCTGCCGCCCGCCTCAGAAGCACTCGCTCATGCAG TGCTGGCAGCTCCTGGCCCTGTGCACCCCACTTTTCCTGCCTCAGCACCACTTCCTCTGGTACCTCAAACAGCAGCTCCAGCGCCATGCAGACCCCAG CAATGAAATTGGCCAGTATGCCATGTACTGCCAGCGGGCAGTGGAGCGGACCCTGCAGATGGGGGAGCGGGAAGCCAGGCCGTCACGCATGGAGGTGATGTCCATCTTGCTGCGGAACCCCTTCCACCACTCCTTGCCCTTCAGCATCCCCGTGCACTTCGCCAATGGGACCTACCAG GTGGTTGGCTTTGACGGCTCCTCCACCGTTGAGGAGTTCCTCCAGCGGCTGAACCAGGAGACAGGCATGAGGAAGTCATCCCGCTCTGGCTTTGCCCTCTTCACAGACGACCCTTCTGGCAGGGACCTGGAGCACTGCCTGCAGGGGAATGTCAAG ATCTGCGATGCCATCTCCAAATGGGAGCAGGCCCTGAAGGAGCTGCACTCTGGAAAGTCTGAGGGTGGCGCGCGCGTCGTGAAGCTGATGTACAAGAACAG GCTGTACTTCCGGAGTCAGGCCAAAGGGGAGATGGAGCGAGAACGCCTGCTGCTGGCCTTCCAGACCAGTGGAGAGATCGTGGCAGGCAGGTTTCCTGTCAGCAGGGAACTGGCTCTGGAGATGGCTGCCCTAATGGCCCAG GTAGAGTTTGGGGACTTGGAGAGGCCCCTCCCATCCAGTCCTGGGGGCACACCCCATTTCAAGGCCCAGCATCACCTACAGCAGGCCCTAGACAGGTTCTACCCAAGGCGCTACCGATACGGGGCACCCCCTGAACAGCTGAG GCACCTGGTAGATCAGCTGACCACAAAGTGGGCCTCGCTGCAAGGCTGCTCTTCTCCAGAGTGCATCCGCATCTACCTGACGGTGGCCCGGAAGTGGCCCTTCTTTGGTGCTAAGCTCTTTGCTGCTCAG CCTTCCAGGGAGAACACCCTGGTGTGGATTGCCGTGAACGAGGACGGCGTCAGCATCCTGGACCACAACACTATG CAAGTGCACGTCACTTACCCCTACTCTTCAGTGATGACCTTTGGTGGCTGCCGTGATGACTTCATGCTTGTGATTAGATCCATTCCAGACCAGAGCTCTGGGAATGGCCACATTGAGAAGCTGATCTTCCGGATGGCCGCTCCCAAG ATTGCAGAGGCTACTTTCATCATGGCCAGCTACATGAACCACTGTCCCGTAACTGTGAACCCACCCAACTACCCACCTGCTACCCACCAGCCATGGCAACTGGGTGGACAGCAGTTCTCTGCCTCTATTCCACGTGCTGCCAAGAGGCCAACGTTGCTGTGA